The Treponema sp. J25 sequence AAAGCCGTTCCGGTCCCAGTACAAGATTTTGAGGACCCGCTTGCTCTTCCCGCAGAAGAGAAACAGGTCTCCGCTGAATAACGGCGCCTTCCACTCCTGTTCCACCAGCGCCGCAAGGCTGTAGGCCTGCTTGCGCATGTCCGTCGGCCCGCTCCGGAGGTATATCCGCAGCCGGCTTACCTCTGGCCACATACCCCAACCACCGC is a genomic window containing:
- the tnpB gene encoding IS66 family insertion sequence element accessory protein TnpB (TnpB, as the term is used for proteins encoded by IS66 family insertion elements, is considered an accessory protein, since TnpC, encoded by a neighboring gene, is a DDE family transposase.) encodes the protein GGWGMWPEVSRLRIYLRSGPTDMRKQAYSLAALVEQEWKAPLFSGDLFLFCGKSKRVLKILYWDRNGFCLWTKRLERGTFPWPGKQSTTEPVVLTEEELAMLLEGIDFWKRFPELQYSRLT